A window of the Scylla paramamosain isolate STU-SP2022 chromosome 34, ASM3559412v1, whole genome shotgun sequence genome harbors these coding sequences:
- the LOC135089900 gene encoding GTP-binding protein 10-like: MTLQPTLGVVEYSDMRRLTIANLPGLIEGTWANVGMAHHFLRHVEWTHFLLFVVDINSFRLSPKHPYCSPTENVMLVNRELELYSPDLLSKPALLMVNKMDSPIAESRLQELLHNLKRIEASFIKLEPTISCPILITEPKDFAHVILVISPK, encoded by the exons ATGACGCTGCAGCCGACCCTGGGTGTGGTGGAGTACAGTGACATGCGGCGGCTGACCATCGCTAACCTGCCAGGACTCATCGAGGGCACCTGGGCCAACGTGGGGATGGCGCACCACTTCCTGCGCCACGTGGAGTggacacacttcctcctctttgtggtAGACATCAACAGCTTCCGGCTGTCACCCAAACACCCATACTGTTCACCCACCGAGAATGTCATGCTGGTCAacagg gAGTTGGAGCTGTATTCACCTGACCTGCTGAGTAAGCCAGCACTCCTTATGGTGAATAAGATGGACTCCCCCATTGCTGAGTCTCGCCTGCAGGAACTCCTTCACAACCTTAAGAGGATAGAGG CtagctttatcaagcttgaacccactatttcttgtcctatcctgatcacTGAACCTAAGGATTTTGCTCatgtcatccttgttatatcccctaaATAA
- the LOC135089985 gene encoding LOW QUALITY PROTEIN: cytosolic Fe-S cluster assembly factor Nubp1 homolog (The sequence of the model RefSeq protein was modified relative to this genomic sequence to represent the inferred CDS: deleted 1 base in 1 codon), with the protein MCLTIWLSCPLGSCSTVQTMLSSGRDPRKMEVALLDVRKEITFCRKVNIPIIGLVENMTTFVCPKCKTKTAVFPATTGCDPQLAEDTEMPLLGQLPLDPRVAQACDEGTNIPTRARCCCHSGIQRHCKQNQGVL; encoded by the exons ATGTGTCTGACAATCTGGCTGTCATGTCCGTTGGGTTCCTGCTCAACAGTGCAGACGATGCTGTCATCTGGAAGGGACCCAAGAAAGATG GAAGTGGCTCTGCtggatgtgaggaaggaaatCACATTCTGCAGGAAAGTGAACATTCCCATCATTGGCCTGGTGGAGAACATGACCACCTTTGTGTGCCCCAAGTGTAAG ACCAAGACGGCCGTCTTCCCTGCCACTACT GGATGTGACCCCCAGCTGGCAGAGGATACTGAGATGCCACTGCTTGGCCAGCTGCCGCTGGACCCCCGGGTGGCCCAGGCATGTGATGAAGGCACCAACATTCCGACACGAGCCAGATGCTGCTGTCACTCAGGCATACAAAGACATTGCAAACA AAATCAAGGAGTACTGTGA